CTACTTTCTCTTTATTCAAGACACACACTCTATCCCACTTTGTTCTTCAACAATCCACTTGAAGATTTACTTCTACTATTAAATTTTCTgtctcctatttctttttttaaattttatatctctTATTTCAATTCATTGTTGTTTGCTTTCCTattgttattttcaattttaactCTGTTTTACCCCCTCTGAGCCACCTTTAAAaaaagctttgttttattttttttcaaatgacttaCTAGATATGCAGTGAAAATTGTGTTCTGCCTGCCTTATGACATATACCCAAATGTCTTCTGGGCcatttaatatattaatacatTGGCAGACAGAGCTGACATGGTTGAGAATTGTAAGGATCAGGACCCGTCCACTTGTTTCACAACAAGGTAAAAACTTATCGATCCACTTGTGTTGAACTAGAAACACACATGGGCAGAGAGCTGGTGAAGATGGAAAGAACATTGACCTCAGGGTCTAGTCTCAGCTGCTGAATGCCTGTCCAGTACAAGTAGAGAATCTATGGGGTACACATTGCTAGTCAGGGGGCACTTAAGCCATATTTTTTAAGTTGCTCCCAAACTTCTTTGTTGACATTGAAAGTTAGTCAGTCAATTCTTATGCAACCTAAAACCTCACCCACATATTGATCaagatgaaattaatttttgCCTCATTTGTACAAATCTATTATTGGCATCTCTTAAACGAAAAAACATACACTTGTTGGCTCAGCCTTACAAACTAGACAAGACAGATTGTGCTACCACTCAATGAAGTTAGCAAGGATCTAgataaagaacaaaggaaatactGAGTCTAAAGCTTTATCTATAACATGGGTACAGAATCCTAGAATGAGACCAAATCATTATGTTTGCTTTGACAGAGTCCACAAAGGTCCCTGTGATTGATATGTTAGGGAGTGAGTAAATGAAGGGAAGCGTAGGGCAGAGGACCCTAGATACCTGGAGGAATTGAACCCTCTGTCTGGTACTACTGACAAGAATCAGGATGACAAAATACAGAGGTGGGTCAATACGGGCTGCCATGGAAACACACAGGTGGAAGGATCTCTGGAAATGATCACACACTGTCCTCCAGCTTTGCAACTCGTTATGTGTTCTGAATCTTCATGTTCTCATTCTCTCCAACTTCCTCTTCTTACTTCCCTAAACTCTATCACCCACACCCTCATGCCTGGTCCCCACTTTTTAACTGCCACTAAACTCCAAGTCCTATAGAGACCCAAAGGTCATGTTTCTACAGATGTACATAACATCTGGCAGAGTCCCTCCACCAGGCAACAGCCTTTTTTCTTGGCTACATAACACCATTTGCAACTCATTTCCCCTTTACAAAGATGAGAAAAATTCGAACTATAGTATAAAGAATAAAGTTAAGCATAAAGCATGCTGAGTACCCCATCAGTGAGTGTGGCTGTCTAGGACTTGTGGGTTCTTGTCCTGGCTCTCAGCATGCATTTGTATTCCCAGAACTTGGAACACAGAACTTATTCATTTTTCAGAGATGCAGTGGGTGGCTTTGTGCCTGGAACTAAACAAAGTGCTTCTCATAGTGCCACTCTCATCCTCCCCCTCAGAACTCTTAGAAAGGGGGTAATTTTTACTTTCTCATAACTGGGATTCTAAGACTTAAATGAGCACCTGCCCCAAGATCTCAGTTAGTGAACTACATCACTCCAGATCTTCAGAGATGGCTCCACTGCTATCCTCAACCCTTTATTGTACTCTACATATACAGCAAGGCTTGAGAAAGGCACATTCTCCTTTGCCTAAACTGATGCTGGATATTATGATTATTATTCCATAGTTTCTATAGCAGCCTTGTTCATATACATCTCAATCTTTTTCTGGACTGATGTTCTTCATTCTCTGCCTTACTGGATGTCAAAATGTTTCCGTTACAACCTTTGGTGTCTTTGAGACACATATCTTCATAAGTTAGTCTAGGAACAAGTTGATGTTCATTTGATTCATGTTGACTAGATATATGAATCAAAGATTTACAAGGAAATTTCTAATCCTGAAACTGGAGATTgttggagagaaaaaagaaatcaggaacattCCTATCACACCAAGGTACCTCTTCCATATACAAAGCACAGAGTTCCCTTAGTGTTTATCCCATTAGTCATACATGTACATCCAATATCTACTGCATGCTGGTGAGTATGGGGCACTATCTTCTGATTAAACAGTTTGATCTACTAGGAAGTCCATTCAATCTGCACCAACGTCAAACCTATACACACCCACCTTGGACTTTGTCAGGTCAAAGTGCCACACATTCTCTTTTCATTGGCTTTCAGGATACTGCAGGTCAGAGATTTTGCTTCCTTGTTGAAGCTTATATCTCTTATATTTCTTCTAGGTTAACACATGGTCGGTACACAGTCAATTCATTCAGACCAACATTAATGAACTTTTATATAGTAAAAATTTTTGTCTGATTTGAATTTGAGTTTAGTGCAGTAGAGGAAAACACAACTTCAAAAACATCCCCACAGACAAAGGTACATCTCCGCACTCACAAAAATCTCTCAACATGAATTCTGTTAGCTACATATGTGCCTACCGTCCCTGGttacacagacacaggcacatttAACTATAACTATTGATATATTTTTCAGTTTGTGAAGAAATATGGGAACATTTTTAGCCTGAATCTTGGTGACATAACTTCAGTGGTCATAACTGGACTGCCCTTAATCAAAGAAGTCTTTACTCacatggaagaaaacattttgacCCGTCCTGTCACTCTTATCCGGAAACGTATCTCTAATAACAATGGTAAGTTTATTGACACCATGGAATGCATATTATAGTGTTTATGGTGTGTTACAGGTGCCAGTATCTAATTTTCCAACATCCCCATAAACCAATCCCATTATGAATTGGCATATTTAAAGGAAGCAGGATGTCCAATTTCCTGAATGAAAGCACCATCAGAGGACTTAAGAGTGCCATCCTAATGAACATCAAGAGAAACCACATGTCTGTGACAATGATTTCTAAACGTGTTGGTGAGAAGGAACTACAGCATCCAGCCACAGCCAAACATGCTGTGTTCTTACTTCTTTTTTCTCATGCCACCCTCTGTCCTAGGAATATAGGTGTAAAGTCATCCTCCTCTTGCTGATGCTCTTCTTGCTTATGGCTTTTCATACTCCATTATCAAAGCTATACAATATTGGGATCTACAGCCTTCTAGACAGGGTTAGACTAGAATAACATGAATACTCAGTATTGTCATTAAATCAAGTTGCATGATCCAAAATGGAAGGCAGAATTTCAAGTGTATTAACCTATCAAAGCATCAGTTTTAGACATTTCCTAATTACTCCTTGAAGCAATCAATCATTAATTGTACAAAATTAACTATGTTATTTGTTATAGGAAGCACAGTGCTAGGCATAAGTGATTAATAGTTCATATAATAGATAAAATCTCCATCTTTACATAACATATACTCCACCAAATGAAAAATGCTGTCAATTAACTAATTGAAAAATCACACAGGACTACAATGGTAAGAGGGGAAGCATTTATCAGTCATATCAAAGTTCTACTGGAATTCAGGAAACCCTTCTGTAAGTAAGGACATTCATTTAATAACATTGAAAAATAGACAACAGGAGCAGAATACCCatgaaataacaagaaaaactaGGGCTTCAAGAAACTGAAAGATGTCTTGTGTGACAAGCATAGTATGTAAAGGGTAATTAAATGAATATAAACTGATGACCTTGGCTTGTATCTTGCTTTTCATCCTAACAGCAAGTGTGACGTTGAGTAGAGAAGACCACACACTGTACTTTCTGAGGCTCATTTAGGCTCTCAATTAGAAAATAGCATGAAATTATCACTGTAGGTTAGAAAGGTGGGATTCTGAAAATTCAGTCAAGAAATGACAGTTGATTAGACCAGGATGATGACATTGAAGACACATGGACTGAGGTCATTCAAGAGAGAGACAACATGACATATAACCTAGATTAGATGGCAGAAGAAAAAGTCTTTTGGGGGACTGCCAGGGGAGTGGCTTCCACAGGAAATAGGTGCTGCAAAGAGGAACAATGACAAGTGACAAGTTAGTTGTGTGGTGCTATCTTCTTTTGGGAGTTTCAGGAATCAATACTAATTTCTTTCCCCAATGTGCTGAGTCTAAATTCCTGTAATTGGCAAAGTCAAGTAGTCATGTAGATGGTTCTGGGGTGAACACCTTCTGCAACTGTCAGAAGAGAATATTTCAATTGTAGAAATGATAAGATTTCCTAAAGTAGAATATGGAGTAAGTAGAGAGCCTTGAAAAACTCCAATGTTTCAAAAGTtggcagaagaaaacaaactggcAAAAGTTGTGGGAAATTTGTGGCAAAGAATTAGGGTGAAAATTTGGAATGGCAGGATCCCAGGTGACACTGGGAAATGGTTTCAGGAAGGCTCTGAGTTGCTGTATGACCAGGCTGGTGATGAAGAAATGGCCTCCCAATGATGTGTGGGGATCAGAGAGACCAAGGCTTATCTTTAAAGAGTTGAGGATTTCTTTGCAAGTTAAGAAATGGATTTGCACGTGGCATTGCATGTGCCATGAAATAGGTGGTAAATGCTGAACATACTGGaatgtttttctcttgttcttctgtGTGGAATACTGATACTTCTTActgtattgatttattttttcatcttttaaatctTGTGTTGACTAAGAACTCTCTTATACAGCTTCTTACCTCTTTAATTTATATTCATTGTCTTATCATATCCTTTAGTCCATTTCTGCTAATCAACTTAACACAACTAAGTAGATTTTTGTGTTAGCATTGGAACCAAGGTGATGTGAATTTGAATACACGGTTGTCAAAAAAACTGTGCCCCCTTGAAAAGTTTATTATGTGTTCCTCATTTCTTTGTGAGAATGGATCTGTTGCTGCTTGGTAATAAACATGCAGAATTCCTAAGAGAAATGGATTACATAATTCATCAGAAATATCAGGTGTGATATTGCAGATCACCAGGACATGTTAGCCATCATGCTTCTTGCTTTTGGTTATTCTCTCTAGACAGCTACCAGGCCTCTTATTGCCTCTTCTCATTTCCATCACACATATGTCCATAGGGTTCATCTGGTAATTTTAGATGAGAATTTCAATGTCGTAATGCTGAATCTCTTCTTTCCAGGATTGGTCTTCTCCAGTGGCCAGACATGGAAGGAACAAAGAAGATTCGCCCTGATGACACTGAGgaactttggattaggaaagaagAGTTTAGAGCAGCGCATGCAGGAGGAAGCCCGATACCTTGTAGAGGCCATAAAAGTGGAGGGAGGTGGGCATTTTATAGGGCAGGTGTGGGAGGCTGTGGCCCTTTCATTCATTGAACAGATTCTTCCTGAGTGTCTAAGTGCTTGTACTGGACCTTCACTGTGGCAGACACTGAGTATTGAGTAGTTAACATCTGGTCATGACCCTGCCCTGAGACTTCTGCAGCTAAGCACATACATGGTCATTAGACATACGGCTTCACTTAAGACCTGGTCATCAGTATGGCTTCCCACACATTAGCAGAATCCTTGGAGCATGCCAGGCCCTATGTAGTGTGCTCTGACCAGAGCCTTTTACATGGTTCTTTGcaatatgtgtttatttgtcaTATCAAGTTAATTTAAtataggaaatagaaacaaatagatAACCTTGGAAgacccatctctccctctctctacctccAGGACAGCCTTTTAACCCTCACTTCAGTATCAATAATGCAGTTTCCAACATCATTTGCTCTGTCACCTTTGGAGAGCGCTTTGAGTATCATGACAGTCAGTTTCAGGAGATGCTGAGGCTACTGGATGAGGCTACATGTTTGGAGGCGTCATTAATGTGCCAGGTAAGCACTCTTCTTTGCGTATATTTAAAGGGTAGGGCATTTTGAAGCtattatgtaatatttttaatattgagCTTGATGCAACTATATTTCAAATCCACCTcaacttttatgtttttgttaataTAAGAAACTGAATATATACAAAACATATCTATCATTTGTGTGagctattttaatatttatattggtctatatacatgcatatgggAATGCTGGTGTCTTTTAGAGAATggaaatgttgttgttgttgacttgaACTCTTTTTTCCcatgctcttcctgcctcagagtcACCTTCTGAAGGAAATTTCTAGCACATCACCTTGTGTCAATATTCTTCTTTGTACATGGTTCCTTGTTATCTGCAGACTAGCAGTACACTGGCTGaatgtgttgttgttttatcCACAGTTAGATAAATGAGTTTTCCTAGGTTTAGTGTATTATCAATAACAGTTCCATATCAGTGTCTATGTGACACACTCATTTGTCTTATATTTGCATCTGGACCTATAAGATAATTAAAGATTTAGAAGTGTGTACTGTCTCTATACCCATCAACATGACACTATCAGTCTAATACTAGAAATTATAAACCTTCAAGGTACATATGTCACCTCCAACTATGCCCCATTTTCCATGTGTACTCCTTATAGCCACTCAAACACTCTCCACAGGCTTGTTGGCATGAAAGCCATACCCATGAATACGGAAGACAGTTGTAAAGTGAAATTAACCACAAGTACTTGATTTTTATCTGACTGGTTTTCCTTCTGCTAGGCCTGCTGCAGTAGTCCCCTCACTACCTTGGTGTGATTTGTGtggatgtttgtgtgtttttaaaacattttcatagcATCGTGTttagtatgtgtgcatgcacatgtacacattttttaCATGTGTGGGGGCGCacaagtcagagaacaactttcagcagtcagttctctccttccaacatgtgtgTATCAGGAATTAAAGGAATGTGTGCATACCTTATTATTTACAATTGTTATGGTTTATTAATTGTTCCCCCTATGTAATATCATTATTGCTTCTGACTCTTTGgatttaaaatctgttttatcaGATATCAGAATAGTTGTGTCAGcttcttctatttctgtttactttataaattgttttcctttctttgactCTTAATTTGTGGTTATCCTTACCAGTAAGATGTGTTTCATACAGACAACACAAACTTTGATTTAGGTTTTTAATTTGATCAGCTACTCTGTGTCTCCTTTTGGCTTGTTGGAGTCACATTTAAGATGATTAATGAACCATGCCAACTGAATACTGTgattttgctgttttttcttcttgGCTAGATTATTCATACTTTACTTTATTCCCTATTACTACTAGGGGTTGCTTGTTTTTTGTGTTGGACACAATAGATTCTTCTCTAGCTGTCATCTACTCAACCATTCTTctcatgaaatttatttttcctatgtTTTCATAATTGgattttttattctgtgtataaCACTTCTTTAAGCACCATCACTATTGCTGGCTTAGTGCTCCTGAATTGCCTTGGTTTGTACTTTTCATGAAATACACTTGTTTCTGCATCAATTTTATAAGATAGCAATTTTGGATATAGGGTTCATGGTTGACAGTTACTTACTTCCAAAGCATAAACTGTGCCATCTCATGTTTTCTTGGCTTGGGGACTGATGATGAGCAATTTGATATTCTAATTTTTATGACTCTGCATGTGAGTTGATGTTTTTCCTTACACCTTTTGTAATTTTGGCATCTTTAACATATCATAAAGGTGATTTCCTCTGGTCTGTTCATTTTAAGGGTCTAAATACTTCTTGCATTTGaaaatctatttctttctctagatttGGGGAAATCCCTGCTATAAATTCATTGAAATGAGTCTCTGTACACTTATTGTTTATCCCAGATCCTTGGTTTCTTATCTGTGACCTTCGGATCCTATGGCTACCTAGGTCAATTTTCTGATTGTATCCCTGAGTTCTTAGACATTATGGTCATGCTCATTATTTTCCCTAATGGGTTTTTGAAAGAAGTGTGTCTTCAACATTATGCTCCATTCCTGATAGTCTTCTGCGTAGTTTAGTCTGTTGGTGAtgatttttattgtgtgtttttttaCTCATTCAGCtattaattttcaatatttccatttttaaatcaaaaccCCAGTTCCCTTGCTGCATGTGTCTTCCATTTTGCTGATCTTTTCAACCACATTGCTGATTTTCTCACCCATTTTGCTGACTTTTCCCTTTCTATTATAGACTTTCTTCTCCAGGTCCTGTACTAAATTCACCTGCTTGTTTATATCCTGCAAGTCATGGATCATTTTTACTAGAAAACTTTTGCAACTTCTATGTAGCATTGTTCTTGTTTCAGTATCTTTGAGCTGATTGGTTCAGGAGTTTGTGATTTTTGGTGGCATCCTCCTGGCTTGTGTTTCCATATTTCTTGTATTTCTGTGCTACACTTTATGCTTCCTTAGACATCTCTTCTGGAGTGTGTGGAGGTAGCAGTTGTGGAGGTTTTAACTTTACCATACCTTGGATACATAATGGTTCCAGAGAGAATGAATCTGAAGCAAAGATTCAAAAGTTTATCTTCTCTTTATGACCTTCTGTTTCTATGCATCAACTTCTCTATTATGCACCCAAAGGTGGATTTATTCTTACTTATCTCCACATCCATTTTCTCCTCAATTTCTGGGATGCCCTCACTAAAAATTGAGGAATTAATTAGTGTGACTTATAGGTCTGAATATAGGTATAAAGAATGGGATTAAGTACACTTATTGCCTTCattattttgtgttctgttttttaacTCTCAGTCATGGTAGTTCAAGCCTAGCAGTTACATTGTTTTACTTCCAGCAAGCAGAGCCTAGGAAGTCAGGGAAGTCCGGTGAGTACCAGGCTCACTACTAGGTGTGGGTATCAAGGGGGAAAATCTTAGAAGGGAGCAAAGAGGTGGCAGAAAGTGATAATAGACTCAAATGACAGATTACATCAGGTACTTTGATTGACCAAGTCCATTGATTTTTCACTATGATCTTCTACATGTAAAATGATGCAATCTGATGTCTGCAAGCAAGTACAAAGAGTTGTGCAAGCAAATATAGATAGTAATCAACCAGACCTCTGGGAATGCTTTGTGTCTCTTATGCCATTCAGTGTTCAGATACAGGAATACCTCATTATCACAATGTATTATCAAAACTAATTTTCAATACTATTAACTTTATTAATATTGTTATTGTAACTGTTACAATTTATTGTAACTATGAAACAGCAGAGGTAAAAATCACATGTATGTCTGCCTCACTTTAAATCTCATTGATTTTGCATGGTGGTATGCTATCTCTTCACCACAAATTTTATTGAAACATCACTCACCATCCACTTTACTTCATGAAAGATTGTAGTCTTACCATATGGAGATGTACAGTTACATGCAAAATACATATTACTGATGATTTCCCCAAGGGAAAATAAGTCATGACAGAGAActagaaagatgaaaaaaataaatgcctGTCACTTTAAGAATAATCAAGTAAAGAATCTCCAAAGAAACTTGAGCTGTACCTTCATGAAGGCATGTGATAGACAGGGTTATAATAATTTCAAAGGTGTTTTTTTAAGGCTCAAAGAATAGCACCCACAAGGGCCTAATGCGGAAATGCCCTCGTTTGGTCTCAGAGGCTACTGTGGTTGGAATGCCTAGAAAAACTGGGGCAATGAAAGAGATCTGGGAGTTCCATCCCTGTAGCACTTACAGGTAAAAAGCACTATGTCTGACTTTAAGACTAGGGACAGCCCTTGAATATTAAAAGTCACAGAGTCAAGCATGTGGTTACATTAATAAATATTCTCTATGGAAACTTACACAAAATAAGTTGCAATGGCATTGATAGTATAACCAATAAACATATTGAATGTTGTCCCAACATCCAGAAAGAGGTGGCAGTGTGAAGACTTTAACAGGAGGTTAATCTAGTAAGAAGTGGCTTTACTAGAGGCTCAATATACATTTACAGCAGAGTTGAAATGTTTTTGCGTTAggtgagagggaaaaaaaaaactggtccCACATTTtcacagtaaaaaacaaaaagacaagactGTACATCTTGAAACATAGTCAAGTGGCACCATAGTGTCTCCATGACTGTCTTATTTTTCCCAATCAGCTCTACAATATTTTTCCATGGGTAATGAAATATCTTCCTGGCTCACACCAAACAGTTTTCAGAAACTGGGGAAAACTGaaattgtttgtttcttctgtgaTCGACAATCACCGGAAAGACTGGAACCCTGATGAGCCAAGAGACTTCATTGATGCTTTCCTCAAGGAAATGGCAAAGGTGGGGAAGATGCTGctgctccttttccttcttcttcttcttcttcttcttcttcttcttcttcttcttcttcttcttcttcttcttcttcttcttcctcctcctcctcttcctcctcctcctcctcctcttcttcctcctccttcttcttcaagACAATATGGTACTTTAACAGACTAATAACCTTCTTGCCTACTCTTTATGGCAAAGTTAAttgatattttttcattttctttctgggtgACTTGTTTTGTTCCTTCTTAAATTTAAGAACTTTATTATGGTGAAATCTTTCTCAAGTTTCTCTTCATTGCTCAGTGTCTGGTCTCACTAATCCTTGGAAtgaaatttctctttcttctaaacGTTCCCTCTGCTGATCCTTGTTTCTTTACACTACACTTGGAGATTTCATTCCTACTATTAATGTCCTGTCCTATTGCTTTACTTAAACATTATGTCTTATATCTTAATCCAttgttcttcatttttctattaGTTCCGTCTTAAATCCTGTTTAAGCCTTCTGGACtagcttatatttttaaaattattttactttttatgtatatgaatattttgcctaaatgtatgtctatgcattgcatgtatgcctgttgcccacagaggccagaagagggctttggaatgggagttacagacagttgtgagcagccatgtgggtgctgagaatagaacccagATCATCTGGAAGAACGACCTTCCCACTGAACTGTCACTCCAGCCATGGCCTATCTTCCTTTTATCCCCTTTTAAATTACTTCTTAATGACCCAATGTTGCACAGTGAAAAACATACCCTGTCTTATGACTTCTCCTGAGACATCATCTGGGTCATTTAATCGACATGAAACAATTGCAGACAAAATTCACATATTTAAGAATTATAAGGCTAGAGATCCAGAGTTCAATTGACTCACTGATCTTTACTTGGTTGGTAACAATATAAAACTTATTGATATAATTCTGATGAACTAGAGATATACATAGGCAAAgctgatgaaaatgaaaaagacacagggaagtggtggcacacacctttaatgacagcactctagaggcagaggcaggtggatttctgtgagtttgaggccagtctgatctacagaactagttccaggatagctaaggttgcacagagaaaccatgtcttgaaaaactaaaaaccaaataacctaaaaatggaaaaattatttaCCTCAGAACTTAACCTTTGGATCCTTCTCAAGTTCAAGGACAAAGCCTGGGTTGTTCCTATTGCCAGCAGGGAGTCATTTAGCTTAAACCAAATTTTCAGTTGTTTCCAGAGCTTCTTCATTAGAcattcatcaaaataaaattagaaatttacTGGATATTCAGGCATCCATTACTGATAGTCTTAAAGTAAaatactgtcctggaactcattctgtacaccagactagctttgaactcacagagatctacctgcctctgcctcttgagttctgggattaaagacaagcacCACTGGACCTGGCTACAAAGGCACTGCTATCTTTTGCTGTGGTTTCTGCCTCTATAGTCAGTTCTCAAACTGTAATATCTCTTTTCCTCTGATTTATTTGGTTGTGACCCTCAAGCACATTCTCATAAGGATGGTGCAGGGCAATTGTTCCCTCTCAAATTAATCGAATCTACTAAGCCTGTTCCTATTTTAGATTATCAAGTAGCATGTAAaggtttcaaaaatgaaaatatagacaTCTTTGTACATCAATGCTTCACATACACCATGGGAGTGAAAATTCGTAATAATATTAACTTAGGAGTGTCATTAGAAATAAAGGGTTCCCTGCCTGTAAATGGCAGATACTTTCCTTTCATGCCCTGCCTTACCTTTTATCCTTTATTTATGAAGGAATTATATACAAAGGGAAAGTAGCAATTAGATATCAGAGCTCTGTTTTTGATGAGTTGGAATAAGGCCAATTATTCACTCCCTCTCAGCCCCAACTGCAAGACACAGGCAAATTTCAACTTAATGCTGGAGTTCAGCTTTAAAGTCTGGGTGGTGCAT
This DNA window, taken from Cricetulus griseus strain 17A/GY chromosome 2, alternate assembly CriGri-PICRH-1.0, whole genome shotgun sequence, encodes the following:
- the LOC100764768 gene encoding cytochrome P450 2J6 isoform X2, whose translation is MLAAAGSLVAAFWATFHLRTLILAVVTFLFLADYLKNRRPKNYPPGPRGLPFVGSIFQLDFDKAHLSIQPFVKKYGNIFSLNLGDITSVVITGLPLIKEVFTHMEENILTRPVTLIRKRISNNNGLVFSSGQTWKEQRRFALMTLRNFGLGKKSLEQRMQEEARYLVEAIKVEGGQPFNPHFSINNAVSNIICSVTFGERFEYHDSQFQEMLRLLDEATCLEASLMCQLYNIFPWVMKYLPGSHQTVFRNWGKLKLFVSSVIDNHRKDWNPDEPRDFIDAFLKEMAKYPDKTTTSFNEENLICSTLDLFFAGTETTSTTLRWALLYMALYPEVQEKVQAEIDRVIGQKRQPSLADRESMPYTNAVVHEVQRMGNIIPLNVPREVAKDTDLDGFHLTKERGLAWENNWPGLSCSSSSLLLCKNSPSSPQLMRS